The sequence below is a genomic window from Rhodococcus sp. 4CII.
CGGCGCAATAGGGTGACGGGGGCCACAAGAGATGTGGCATCTGTCGACAGCGTTCCTCCTGGCACACAATGAGTACGGGGACGTTGGGAAGGAGTTCGCGATGGCCCTGAGAGCCGCCCCCGAATCCGAGGTCGAGTACCTGAAGACGGATCCGGATCTGCCCCCGGTGGGCATCGTCGACCGCACTCCCATCTCACCGACCGCAAAAATCGTGTTCGCCGTCCTCGGCATCCTCGGCGGCATCGCCTGGGTGATGATCGCGTTCGTGCGCGGCGAGAACATCAACGCCGTCTGGTTCGTGGTCGCCGCCGTCTGCACGTACCTCATCGCGTACCGCTTCTACGCGCGGCTGATCGAACGCAAGATCGTCCAACCCCGCGACGACCGCGCCACTCCCGCCGAGATCCTCGAGAACGGCAAGGATTACATGCCGACGGACCGGCGGGTGCTGTTCGGGCACCACTTCGCCGCCATCGCCGGCGCGGGACCCCTCGTCGGCCCGGTCCTCGCCGCGCAGATGGGATACCTGCCGGGCACCCTGTGGATCATCATCGGCGTCGTCTTCGCCGGAGCCGTGCAGGACTTCCTCGTGCTGTGGATCTCGACGAAACGCCGCGGACGCAGCCTCGGACAGATGGCGCGCGACGAACTCGGCGTCGTCGGCGGTGTCGCCGCCATGATCGGCGTCTTCGTCATCATGATCATCCTCATCGCGGTGCTCGCCCTCGTCGTCGTCAATGCACTCGCGGAGAGCCCCTGGGGCGTCTTCTCCATCGCCATGACCATCCCGATCGCACTCTTCATGGGCGTCTACCTCCGCTACCTGCGTCCCGGCAAGGTCGCCGAGGTGTCGCTGATCGGCGTCGTACTGCTGCTCCTGGCCATCGTGTCGGGCGGCTGGGTGGCCGACACCGGATGGGGCTCCGACTGGTTCACCCTCTCCAAGGTCACCATCGCCTGGCTGATGATCGCGTACGGTTTCGCCGCATCCGTCCTCCCCGTGTGGCTGCTGCTGGCGCCGCGCGACTACCTGTCGACGTTCATGAAGATCGGCACGATCCTCCTGCTCGCCATCGGCATCCTGATCGCCCGGCCCACCATTCAGATGCCCGACGTCACTACGTTCGCGATCCAGGGCAACGGTCCCGCGTTCGCCGGATCGCTGTTCCCGTTCCTGTTCATCACCATCGCGTGCGGCGCGCTGTCCGGCTTCCATGCCCTGATTGCGTCCGGCACCACCCCCAAACTGCTGGAGAAGGAGAAGCAGACACGCCTGATCGGCTACGGCGGCATGCTCACCGAGTCGTTCGTCGCGATCATGGCGCTCGTCACCGCGTGCATCATCGACCAGCACCTGTACTTCGCGCTCAACGCGCCGGCCACCCTCACCGGGGGCACCCCGGAAACCGCGGCCGCGTACGTGAACGGTCTCGGACTGTCCAGTCCCAACATCACCGCGGACACCCTCTCGCAGGCCGCGGCGAGTGTCGACGAGGAGTCGATCATCTCGCGCACCGGCGGTGCCCCCACCCTCGCGTTCGGCATGTCGCAAGTGCTCAGCCAGTTCCTCGGCGGTACCGCCCTCAAGGCGTTCTGGTATCACTTCGCGATCATGTTCGAGGCGCTGTTCATCCTCACCACCGTCGACGCCGGAACCCGGGTGGCGCGGTTCATGCTGTCGGACTCGCTCGGCAACTTCGGCGGCGCCGCCCGCCGGTTCAAGGATCCGTCGTGGCGGGTCGGAGCCTGGGTGTGCTCGCTCGCCGTCGTCGGTCTGTGGGGAGCAATCCTCCTGATGGGTGTCACCGATCCGCTCGGCGGAATCAACACGCTCTTCCCGCTGTTCGGGATCGCGAACCAGTTGCTCGCCGCGATCGCCCTCACCGTGGTCCTCGCCGTCGTGATGAAGAAGGGCCTCTTCAAGTGGGCCTGGATTCCCGGTGTGCCCCTCGTCTGGGACCTCATCGTGACCATGACCGCGTCGTGGCAGAAGATCTTCTCCGCCAACACGTCCGTCGGCTACTGGTCCCAGCACGCCGCGTTCAAGGACGCGAAGGAAGCCGGCAAGACCAGTTTCGGCTCGGCCAAGACGCCCGAGGCCATCGACGCCGTCATCCGCAACACGTTCATCCAGGGCACCCTGTCGATCGTGTTCGCCGGGCTCGTCCTCGTCGTCGTGGTGGCCGGAGCACTCGTGTGCATCAAGGCGTTCCGGGCCGGCGGACTCCCCACCACCGAGTCGCCGGAGGAACCGTCGAAGATCTTCGCCCCGGCCGGGTTCGTCCCCACGTCCGCCGAGAAGGCGCTCGACAAGGAATGGAACGAACTGATCGCTTCGGGCGCGGTGCGCGCACCCGGCGCGGCGCACACCCACACGGACAGGGCGCATCACCATGATGAATAGGGTCGTGGGCGCGGTGCGGACCGCGTGGTGGTGGACGGGATCGCTGATGGGCGACCACGACTACAGCCGATACGTCGAACACCTCCGCCGGAACCACCCGGAGGCGGAGGTGCCGACCGAACGCGAGTACTGGAAGGCGCGCTACGCGGACGCCGATGCCAACCCGGGTGCCCGCTGCTGCTGACCTCACCGTGCCTCCCCGCCGACCCCCAGTACTGTCAGTACTGATCGGCTGAGCAGACACGGTAGGGAGGACCATCTGTGACGGAGAAGGAAACCCCGGCACCGTCCGGGACCACAGTCACGAAACCGGACCGCGGCCACCTCATCGGGGTGGGCGCGATGTGGCTCGCCAAGTGGTCGCTGGTCCTGGTCGCGATCGCCCTGGGCGCGTTGCTGTTCGGGTGGATCATCCAAAAGCTGTGGGTGATCGTCCTCCCCGTTCTCCTGGCCATCGTGGTGTGCACGGTGCTGTGGCCGCCGACGCGGGCGATGACGAAGCGTCGCATCCCCCCGGCTGCGGCCGCCGCGACGACGCTCGTCGTGTTCATCGCCGTCGTGGCCGGAATCATCGCGGGCATCGTGCCGTCGGTCGTCAGGCAGGCTCCCGAGCTGGCCAACAAGGCCACCCAGGGCATCAACCAGGTACAGGACTGGTTGAAGGGCCCGCCGATCAACCTGCAGGACGATCAGATCGACCAGGGCATCCACACGATCATCGTGAAGGTTCAGGAGAGTGGAACGGTCATTGCCTCCGGGGTGTTCACCGGTGTCAGCACCGCCAGTTCCCTGCTGATCACGCTCGGCCTCGTGCTCGTGCTGTCGTTCTTCTTCATCAAGGACGGACCCCGCTTCATCCCGTGGCTGCATTCCGTCAGCGGCGGCCGTGCCGGCCGTCACCTCGAGGTGGTCCTGGGCCGCATGTGGGACACGCTCGGCGGGTTCATCCGGACGCAGGCGCTGGTCGCCCTCGTCGACGCCGTCTTCATCGGCGCCGGGCTGTTGATTCTCGGCGTGCCGCTCGCACCGGTCCTCGCGATCCTGACGTTCATCGGTGGCTTCATCCCGATCGTCGGTGCGTTCGTCGCCGGTGCCCTCGCGGTGCTGGTCGCGCTGGTCGCCAACGGTCTCACCACTGCGGTGATCGTGCTGATCATCATCCTCGTGGTGCAGCAGATCGAGGGCAACGTGCTGCAGCCGGTGCTGCAGAGCAAGAGCATGAAACTCCACGCCGTCGTGGTGCTGCTCGCCGTCACGGCAGGCGGTTCCGTGTTCGGGATCGTGGGCGCATTCCTCGCCGTGCCCGCCGCCGCCGTCGCCGCCGTGGTGGTGCGCTACATCGGTGAACAGATCGACGAGCACAGTGCCGAGAGCAACATCACCGACTCCGCCGCCGCCGGCGAGGATCTCGGCGACGCCGAACAGGAAGGCGTCACCGTCGACCGGTCCGCCGTCGCCCCGACCGCGGACTGACCGCCGGTCAGCCGGCAACGACCTCAACCGTCGACCCGGTACGGCCGCGAATCACGTGCAGGCGGCTCGGGATTCGCTGACGCATCTCGTCGACGTGACTGACGATCCCGACCACCCGGCCGCCGTCCCGCAGCTCGTCGAGAACACCCATCACCGAGTCGAGAGTGTCCGCGTCGAGGGTGCCGAACCCCTCGTCGATGAAGATCGTGTCGAGCACGACTCCCCCGGATTCCGCCGCGACCACATCGGCGAGACCGAGCGCCAGCGACAGCGACGCCAGGAACGACTCGCCGCCCGACAGGGTCTTCGCCGACCGGACCACCCCTGTGTAGTCGTCGCGGATGTCCAACCCCAGTCCGCCGCGACGACCGTGCGGACCGGCCTCGTCGCTGTGGACGAATTCGTAGCGTCCCCCCGACATCTGGCCGAGCCGCGCCGACGCCGAGACCGCCACCTCTTCCAGACGGGCCGCCAGCACATACGACCGCAACGACATCTTCCGGGAGTTCTGGCCGCGGCCCGCGATGACCTCGGCGAGCGCCGCCAGTTCCTCGTGCGCGGCCTGTAGCGGGGCAATCGCCTCGGCCGCCCTGGCGAGCTGACCGACGTATCGTTCGAGGTCGAGCAGCCGACGCTCGGCGTCGGACGCCGCCGCGACGGCGACGTTCACTTCCTCGGCCGCCACGTCGTGTGCCTGCTGGACGGATCCCAACTCGACGGGCTCCGCGTCTGCGACGGCGACGACCTCGGGGTCGTCGAGCACGCTGCGCGCCCCGACCTCGGCATCCCGGGCCGTGGTCAGGACGGTCTCGATCTCGTTCTGGCGCGTGGCCGTGCGGACCGCGGCCGCGGCGTCGTCGACGCTGCCGAAACCGGCGTCGCCGGCGAGGGTCTCGACCCTGGCCGCGAGTTCGCGGGCCGCCGACTCGGCGCCGGCACCCGCGTCGCGGGCGTCCAGCAGGTTCGATGCGGATTCGGCGAGCGTCTCGAGTCGGGCGCGGCGAGCCGCGACACTCGGGTCGTCGCCCGCGGCCTCGGCGACGCGGGCCCGGATCTCTCCGAGTTGTGTGGTGCCCGCCGCGATCTTCTCGGTGACGGTTGCGGCGTCGATGCCCACCTCCCGCAACTGCTCCTGCAGTCGGTTCTCCCGGTCGCGCAGTTCGGCGAGCGATCCGGATCGGCGTTCGACCTGATCGGCGAGCGCCGTCGCCTCCCCCACCGCCGTCTCGGCGGACGCGAGTGCCCGTGCGAGTTCGTCCGCGTCGCCGTCGCCGCCCCGCTGAATCAAGACGTCGATCGCCCGCTCGACCGAACTCAGCTTCTCGGTGGCGGCCGTCAGCACCGTCGCGGCCTTCTGCTCCGCGACACGAGCGGCGTCCTCGTCGGCCTTCGTGACCGACAGCTCGGACGGTTCGGCAGGCTGCGGATGCTCGGGTGAACCGCACACCTGGCACGGCGCCCCGTCCTCGAGCGTGCCCGCCAATTCTGCGGCCATGCCCGCGATCCGCCGTTGCAGCAGGTCGAGCCAGTGCTCCCGGGCGTCCTGATGCTTCTGCCGGGCATCGAGCACGCCACGGTCGCACCGACCGTGCTCGGCGCGGCGCGTGCGGAGATCCGTCGCCGCGGAGGCGGCGTCGGCCGCACGATCCCGAGCGTCCACCAGTGCGGGCAGTGCGGCGCGAGCCTTCTCTGCGGCGTCGAGTGCCTTCTCGGCTTCCCGCAGCCCGAGGGGAAGTTGTTCCCGTTCCCGAGACAGCGTGGCGCCGGTCTCGGTGAGTTCGGCCTGCCGGGCTCGCAGCCGATCGAGTTCGACGGCGAGCCGGTCAGCGGCTTCGGATTCCGCGAGTGCGCCGTCGAGCCGCACGATCTCGTCGCGCCAGAACCGGATGCTCGACCGGATGTGCTCCCGTTCGTCCGGGGCCGGTGGCCACGACAGTTCCGCCACGAGATCGGCGCCGCCCGCCGTGGAGCGCAGGCCCTCGGTGATGGTCTCGACGGTGCGCGCGGCGGCCGCAGCCTTGGTGCGTGCGGAGTCGGCGTCCCGTGCCGCAGTCGCCACCGGTTCGGCCCGGCGCGCGTCCGCCAGTTCGGCGAAGAGGACGGCCCGTTCGTCCGCCCCCGCGGCGTGGGCGTCGAGTTCCGACTCGGCTCGACGTCTGCGGTTCTGCAGTTCCAGGACCCGGCGCGCCTCCGTCAGCGCGTCACGGGTGACCTTCGCCCGCGCCTTGGCCTGCTCCAGGTCGTCTGCAGCCAGGTCGCGGGTATCGCGTGCCTGCTCTTCGAGTTTGTGGGCCCAGGTCATCGGATCGGCGTCGGCGCCTCCCTCGATTCCTGCCGCCGTCGCGACCCGGGCGAGCAGCACGTCGACGGACCGTTGCTGCTCGTCCAGGTCGTGTGCACTAGTTCGCCTGCGGTCGAGGAACCACCCCTCCACCGTCCCGAATCGGGTGGTGTCGAACAGTCTCTCCAGGAGCTGACCGCGTTCCTCGTTGTCGGCGCGCAGGAACTTCGCGAACTCCCCCTGCGGCAGCAGGACCACCTGGAAGAACTGATCGGCGCTCATCCCCATCAGCCGCCCGATCTCCTCGGCTACGTCGGGGATCCGGGACAGGTTTTCCCCGCGACCGTCGAGCCAGGTGAGGGCGACCTTCGCGTTCTCCTTGATCGTGCCCGACCCCCGGCGCTTGGGACGCTCGAACTCGGGGCTGCGCACGAGACGGAGATGCCGGCCCGCGATCGTCGCCTCGATGGTCACCGTCGGCACGGAACCGGCTGGTGCATGGTCTGACAACAGGCGCTTGCCGTCCTTCCGCGCCCCGGGCACCGTGCCGTAGAGCGCGAACGCCACCGCGTCGAGCACCGTCGTCTTCCCGGCGCCGGTGTGGCCGTGCAGCAGGAAAAGGCCATCGGCGCCGAGGCGGTCGAAGTCGACTTCGACAGATCCTGCGAACGGCCCGAAGGCTTCGACCTCGAGTCGATGCAGCCTCATGCCGTCTGTCCCAGCGCGACGACCTCGGCGGTGTTCTCGCCGGCCCGGTCGGCGAACCCGAGCGCCTCCTCCACCAGCCGGATCTCGCCGGTCGACGGTGCGCTGCGCACGTCGGTGAGGAAATTGCGCGTGATCTGCAGATCGCTGCGCCCGTGCACCTTGTCGCGGTAGCGCAGATCGTCGACGCCGGCCGGGCGCTGCCATTCGAGGTGCACGGCGAACGGGAATCGGGTCTGCAGCGAGCGCATGGCGTCGACCGGGCGCTGCGGGTCGGTGAGCACCGCCGACACGTAGCAGTCCTCGGCGTCGCGGAACGACTCGTCCTCGAGCAACTCCTGGACCGTCCCGGTCAGTTGCCGCAGACCGCGGACCACGGGCAGGTCGACGCGTTCGACCGTCCGCAGTCCGTCGGCGTCCAGGTCCACGAGATACACGGCCTTGCCGTGGGTGCGCTCACCGAAGGAGTACGGCAGCGGCGAACCCGAGTAGCGGATGTGCTCGGCGAGGGTCTGCGGCGAGTGAAGGTGGCCCAGCGCGACGTAGTCGACATCGCCGAAGGCCGACGCCGACACCGTCTCGACACCGCCGACGGAGATCGACCGTTCGGATCCCGTGGCCTCGGCACCCACGACGAATGCGTGGGCCAGCACCACGGACCTGGTGCGCGGACCGGTGTCGTTGCGCGCGTCGAGGTCGGTGCGGACGCGATTCATCGCGGCGTCGAGGATCTCGGCGTGCGAGCGGGCGGACGGCACGTCCAATTGCGCGCGGGTGATCTCGGGTTCGAGGTAGGGGATGCCGTAGAACGCGACGGGACCGTGCGCGTCCTCGAGCACGACGGGTGAGCCGATGCCGGCGACCGTCGTCATGAGGTGCAGTCCGCCGGCCCCGGAGAACGCCGCGCCCGCGCCGAGTCGTGCGGCGGAGTCGTGGTTGCCGGACGTGGCGACGATGACAGCGCCGGCGTCCCGGATCGCCTCGAATCCGCGATTGCACACGGTGACGGCGTCGGCGCTGGGGATGGACCGGTCGTACACGTCTCCGGGGACGACCACGACGTCGACGCCGTGCTCGGTGACGAGTGCGGCGATCGCGTCGAGCACCCGGGCCTGGTCGGCGAGCAGGTCCACCCCGTGGAACGTGCGTCCGATGTGCCAGTCCGAAGTGTGCAGGATCCTCATGTCCCGAGACCGTAGAGCACCCCGCCGACAACCTCGAACACCTCCGCCGCGTGGCGTCCGGCCGATTCGACTCGTCGGTGGGGCGGTGCACCATGAGCCCCATGAATGCACTCGCTGCACTGGCATGCCCCCTCGTCGCCAGCCAGCCTCTGGCCGCCTGTGGCGACAACCCCGAACGATGAGCAGCAAGCAGTAGTTCGCCGCACGCGTGGTCGAACTGGCGGGGATGGTCCGGCACTGCGACTTCGACACCTAGGTGTCGAAGGACGGTGTCCGCCCCGACCTGCTCGTGTACCTGGCAGGGGGCAAACAGATCGTCGTCGACGCCAAGGTCCCCGTTCGCGGCGTACCTGGACGCCGCGCAGACCGAGAACCCGGCCGCCCGGGACCAGCACCTCACCCGGCACGCCCGGCAGCCGCGCACGCATGTCGACCAGTTGGCCGACACGACGTATTGGGAGTCGTTCGACCCGACGCCGGAGGTCACCTGGCGGCATGAGGCGTTGTCTCAGGACGCCGCGAAGATCCACCAACTCGGCCGGGAGCTGTATTCGAGACTCGGCACCGTCGGCGCGCATCTCGACCGTCTGGGCTCGCAACTCGGCGAGGCCCTCGACTCGTTCAATCTCACCGTCGCGGCGATGGAGTCCCGGGTCACAGTCACCGCGCGCAAGCTGCACGACCTCGACGTCTTCGACGGCGACCTCACCGAGGTCAGTGCCGTCGATTCGTGGCCGCGACGCACAAATCTCGAGGATCTCTCAGGCTCCACCGGTCACGCCAACGAGGCTAGTTAACAAGTTGCCGCTACTGTCGTTGTGTGTCTGCAACCCAACGTGCTCGCTCTGGGGTGCCGCTCGACAGGCGGTCGATTGTCCCTACGGTCCCCGGTCTCCCCTGGTGGGGTGTCATTCTCCTGGCCGTCGGAGTCGCCTTTGTCGGATTCGCTGTCGACGCGGCACGTGGCACGGAACTCACAGCGGCGTTCTCCACGTTCTATTT
It includes:
- a CDS encoding carbon starvation CstA family protein, with translation MALRAAPESEVEYLKTDPDLPPVGIVDRTPISPTAKIVFAVLGILGGIAWVMIAFVRGENINAVWFVVAAVCTYLIAYRFYARLIERKIVQPRDDRATPAEILENGKDYMPTDRRVLFGHHFAAIAGAGPLVGPVLAAQMGYLPGTLWIIIGVVFAGAVQDFLVLWISTKRRGRSLGQMARDELGVVGGVAAMIGVFVIMIILIAVLALVVVNALAESPWGVFSIAMTIPIALFMGVYLRYLRPGKVAEVSLIGVVLLLLAIVSGGWVADTGWGSDWFTLSKVTIAWLMIAYGFAASVLPVWLLLAPRDYLSTFMKIGTILLLAIGILIARPTIQMPDVTTFAIQGNGPAFAGSLFPFLFITIACGALSGFHALIASGTTPKLLEKEKQTRLIGYGGMLTESFVAIMALVTACIIDQHLYFALNAPATLTGGTPETAAAYVNGLGLSSPNITADTLSQAAASVDEESIISRTGGAPTLAFGMSQVLSQFLGGTALKAFWYHFAIMFEALFILTTVDAGTRVARFMLSDSLGNFGGAARRFKDPSWRVGAWVCSLAVVGLWGAILLMGVTDPLGGINTLFPLFGIANQLLAAIALTVVLAVVMKKGLFKWAWIPGVPLVWDLIVTMTASWQKIFSANTSVGYWSQHAAFKDAKEAGKTSFGSAKTPEAIDAVIRNTFIQGTLSIVFAGLVLVVVVAGALVCIKAFRAGGLPTTESPEEPSKIFAPAGFVPTSAEKALDKEWNELIASGAVRAPGAAHTHTDRAHHHDE
- a CDS encoding YbdD/YjiX family protein; this translates as MNRVVGAVRTAWWWTGSLMGDHDYSRYVEHLRRNHPEAEVPTEREYWKARYADADANPGARCC
- a CDS encoding AI-2E family transporter, with protein sequence MTEKETPAPSGTTVTKPDRGHLIGVGAMWLAKWSLVLVAIALGALLFGWIIQKLWVIVLPVLLAIVVCTVLWPPTRAMTKRRIPPAAAAATTLVVFIAVVAGIIAGIVPSVVRQAPELANKATQGINQVQDWLKGPPINLQDDQIDQGIHTIIVKVQESGTVIASGVFTGVSTASSLLITLGLVLVLSFFFIKDGPRFIPWLHSVSGGRAGRHLEVVLGRMWDTLGGFIRTQALVALVDAVFIGAGLLILGVPLAPVLAILTFIGGFIPIVGAFVAGALAVLVALVANGLTTAVIVLIIILVVQQIEGNVLQPVLQSKSMKLHAVVVLLAVTAGGSVFGIVGAFLAVPAAAVAAVVVRYIGEQIDEHSAESNITDSAAAGEDLGDAEQEGVTVDRSAVAPTAD
- a CDS encoding AAA family ATPase, with protein sequence MRLHRLEVEAFGPFAGSVEVDFDRLGADGLFLLHGHTGAGKTTVLDAVAFALYGTVPGARKDGKRLLSDHAPAGSVPTVTIEATIAGRHLRLVRSPEFERPKRRGSGTIKENAKVALTWLDGRGENLSRIPDVAEEIGRLMGMSADQFFQVVLLPQGEFAKFLRADNEERGQLLERLFDTTRFGTVEGWFLDRRRTSAHDLDEQQRSVDVLLARVATAAGIEGGADADPMTWAHKLEEQARDTRDLAADDLEQAKARAKVTRDALTEARRVLELQNRRRRAESELDAHAAGADERAVLFAELADARRAEPVATAARDADSARTKAAAAARTVETITEGLRSTAGGADLVAELSWPPAPDEREHIRSSIRFWRDEIVRLDGALAESEAADRLAVELDRLRARQAELTETGATLSREREQLPLGLREAEKALDAAEKARAALPALVDARDRAADAASAATDLRTRRAEHGRCDRGVLDARQKHQDAREHWLDLLQRRIAGMAAELAGTLEDGAPCQVCGSPEHPQPAEPSELSVTKADEDAARVAEQKAATVLTAATEKLSSVERAIDVLIQRGGDGDADELARALASAETAVGEATALADQVERRSGSLAELRDRENRLQEQLREVGIDAATVTEKIAAGTTQLGEIRARVAEAAGDDPSVAARRARLETLAESASNLLDARDAGAGAESAARELAARVETLAGDAGFGSVDDAAAAVRTATRQNEIETVLTTARDAEVGARSVLDDPEVVAVADAEPVELGSVQQAHDVAAEEVNVAVAAASDAERRLLDLERYVGQLARAAEAIAPLQAAHEELAALAEVIAGRGQNSRKMSLRSYVLAARLEEVAVSASARLGQMSGGRYEFVHSDEAGPHGRRGGLGLDIRDDYTGVVRSAKTLSGGESFLASLSLALGLADVVAAESGGVVLDTIFIDEGFGTLDADTLDSVMGVLDELRDGGRVVGIVSHVDEMRQRIPSRLHVIRGRTGSTVEVVAG
- a CDS encoding exonuclease SbcCD subunit D produces the protein MRILHTSDWHIGRTFHGVDLLADQARVLDAIAALVTEHGVDVVVVPGDVYDRSIPSADAVTVCNRGFEAIRDAGAVIVATSGNHDSAARLGAGAAFSGAGGLHLMTTVAGIGSPVVLEDAHGPVAFYGIPYLEPEITRAQLDVPSARSHAEILDAAMNRVRTDLDARNDTGPRTRSVVLAHAFVVGAEATGSERSISVGGVETVSASAFGDVDYVALGHLHSPQTLAEHIRYSGSPLPYSFGERTHGKAVYLVDLDADGLRTVERVDLPVVRGLRQLTGTVQELLEDESFRDAEDCYVSAVLTDPQRPVDAMRSLQTRFPFAVHLEWQRPAGVDDLRYRDKVHGRSDLQITRNFLTDVRSAPSTGEIRLVEEALGFADRAGENTAEVVALGQTA